One stretch of Desulfatibacillum aliphaticivorans DSM 15576 DNA includes these proteins:
- a CDS encoding ABC transporter ATP-binding protein, with protein MLELTNVAKMYSNINGERIEAVEGLSLNIEENEMVCLVGRSGCGKTTTLRLIAGLESPSRGRISLRGKKVEGPAAERCVVFQRYTLFPWRSVLANVAFGLEMQGVSKKEREAAALKYLGLVGLEDQAKAYPPELSGGMQQRVAVARALAADPEVLLMDEPFGALDAQTRNVLQQELMRIWRADQKTIVFVTHDIQEAVLLADRVVVMQGPPGRIREIMDCSLPRPRDRNSQEFTGMCDRIHALLEGAD; from the coding sequence ATGCTGGAATTGACGAATGTGGCCAAGATGTATTCCAACATCAACGGCGAGAGGATCGAAGCCGTTGAAGGCCTTTCCCTGAACATAGAAGAAAACGAAATGGTCTGCCTGGTAGGCAGGTCCGGGTGCGGAAAAACCACCACCCTGCGCCTGATTGCGGGTTTGGAATCGCCAAGCAGAGGACGGATATCCCTGAGAGGAAAAAAGGTGGAAGGCCCGGCCGCCGAGCGGTGCGTGGTGTTCCAGCGCTACACCCTGTTTCCCTGGCGGAGCGTCCTGGCCAACGTGGCCTTTGGCCTGGAAATGCAGGGCGTTTCTAAAAAGGAGAGGGAGGCGGCGGCGCTAAAATATTTGGGCCTGGTAGGCCTGGAAGATCAGGCGAAAGCCTATCCTCCGGAGCTGTCCGGCGGCATGCAGCAGCGGGTGGCCGTGGCCCGTGCTTTGGCGGCAGATCCCGAGGTTCTGCTTATGGACGAGCCTTTCGGCGCCTTGGACGCCCAGACCCGGAACGTGCTGCAACAGGAGTTAATGCGCATCTGGAGGGCGGATCAAAAAACCATTGTGTTTGTCACCCACGACATCCAGGAAGCGGTGCTGCTGGCGGATCGGGTGGTGGTCATGCAAGGGCCTCCGGGGCGCATTCGGGAAATCATGGATTGCAGCCTGCCCCGTCCCCGGGACAGGAACTCGCAGGAATTCACAGGCATGTGCGATCGCATTCACGCCTTGCTGGAAGGAGCGGACTAA
- a CDS encoding ABC transporter permease, translated as MLVLKRIGRQAGRFVLPLALAVLWQAAAIWLDKQTVLPRLDAVAAVLFHPTEKILITGSLLENMAISLLRVILGFLLAVLTAVPLGLAMGYFKRVSHMVDSTVEMLRPIPPLAWVPLILAWLGIRGVPDVFPFLATSPVWSGIQFSTLIIIFIGAFFPILLNTIQGVRSIPREYIESARTLGAKGLPLLVKILIPASLPLIVTGLRIGLGIGWMCLVAAEMMPGSSSGLGYLIWYAYELLRADIIVAGMAAIGVIGFIMDRGFRWLEGKLFWGGMG; from the coding sequence ATGCTTGTTTTAAAACGCATAGGACGCCAGGCCGGGAGGTTTGTCTTGCCCCTGGCCCTGGCCGTCCTCTGGCAGGCCGCGGCCATATGGCTGGACAAGCAGACCGTTCTACCGAGGCTGGACGCGGTGGCTGCGGTATTGTTCCATCCCACGGAAAAAATTTTGATCACGGGCAGCCTGTTGGAGAACATGGCCATCAGCCTGCTTCGGGTGATTTTGGGATTTCTGCTGGCCGTTTTGACCGCCGTGCCCCTGGGCCTTGCCATGGGATATTTTAAGCGGGTCAGCCACATGGTGGACTCCACCGTGGAAATGCTGCGGCCCATCCCGCCTTTGGCGTGGGTGCCGTTGATTTTGGCCTGGCTGGGCATCCGCGGCGTGCCGGACGTATTTCCCTTTTTGGCGACCAGCCCCGTATGGTCGGGCATCCAGTTTTCCACCCTGATCATCATTTTCATCGGTGCGTTTTTTCCCATCTTGCTCAACACCATCCAGGGCGTACGCAGCATACCCAGGGAGTACATCGAGTCCGCCCGCACATTGGGCGCCAAAGGCCTGCCTTTGCTGGTGAAGATCCTCATACCGGCCAGCCTGCCCCTGATCGTCACGGGGCTGCGCATCGGCCTGGGCATCGGCTGGATGTGCCTTGTGGCGGCGGAGATGATGCCGGGCAGCAGCTCCGGGCTGGGATATTTGATTTGGTACGCGTATGAGCTCTTGCGGGCGGACATCATCGTGGCAGGCATGGCAGCCATCGGCGTGATCGGGTTTATTATGGACCGGGGCTTCCGGTGGCTGGAGGGCAAGTTGTTCTGGGGAGGCATGGGATAG
- a CDS encoding ABC transporter substrate-binding protein, with amino-acid sequence MKKLTRRNFMKGAGALTLGAAISPLAPRMAWSSTPTIKMAYILSDHHAPLMLAASNGEMFEEKYKTWLKPLNPAKLYELYDNGSPIARVQLIPTKKGPDVEKLVAQGSVDIAISGTQAILMSVDKGVDTKIISPLQTAGNVFVLNKDVPAQDWKAFVSHVKGQGKQFKIGMPGPHTVAAIIFRSALEYEGVSYTEDSTNRKADVLFINMKGHGNLVAALNNKISEGIIGAQPFPSVTIDQGVGRLILNLQDVPPAQRWAGHACCSLEATSKFLTQDPALAAKALSLMALGVDLANTRKDLTAKTCSAWLGVSESVETVAMQSMTYTTTATPRWVSSVDEYAKTMDGMGMFTGKLQGAQGEALASAAFDFSMMNGVTEQLKAKGLIA; translated from the coding sequence ATGAAGAAGTTGACGCGACGCAATTTTATGAAAGGCGCCGGCGCCTTAACTCTGGGAGCGGCCATCAGCCCTTTGGCGCCCCGCATGGCATGGTCTTCCACGCCCACCATCAAAATGGCTTATATCCTTTCCGACCATCATGCCCCTTTGATGCTGGCGGCAAGCAACGGCGAGATGTTCGAGGAAAAATACAAGACCTGGCTTAAGCCTTTGAATCCGGCCAAGCTGTACGAGCTTTACGACAACGGCTCCCCCATCGCCCGGGTTCAGTTGATCCCCACGAAAAAAGGTCCGGACGTGGAAAAGCTGGTCGCCCAGGGCAGCGTGGATATCGCTATCAGCGGCACCCAGGCGATTCTGATGTCCGTGGATAAAGGCGTGGACACCAAGATCATCTCCCCCTTGCAGACGGCCGGCAACGTGTTTGTTTTGAACAAGGACGTTCCCGCCCAGGATTGGAAAGCCTTTGTGTCTCATGTGAAAGGGCAGGGCAAGCAGTTTAAAATCGGCATGCCCGGGCCTCACACCGTGGCCGCGATTATCTTCCGGTCCGCCCTGGAATATGAAGGGGTTAGCTATACGGAAGACTCCACGAACAGAAAAGCCGACGTGCTGTTCATCAACATGAAAGGCCACGGCAATTTGGTCGCCGCTTTGAACAACAAGATTTCCGAAGGCATCATCGGCGCCCAGCCCTTCCCGTCCGTCACCATCGATCAGGGCGTAGGCCGTTTGATCCTCAACCTTCAGGACGTTCCCCCGGCCCAGCGCTGGGCCGGACACGCCTGCTGCTCCCTGGAAGCCACCAGCAAGTTCCTGACCCAGGATCCCGCACTGGCCGCCAAGGCGCTTTCGCTCATGGCTTTGGGCGTGGACCTGGCCAACACCCGCAAGGATCTGACCGCCAAGACCTGCTCCGCATGGCTGGGCGTTTCCGAGTCCGTGGAAACCGTTGCCATGCAAAGCATGACCTACACCACCACGGCGACTCCCCGCTGGGTTTCCAGCGTGGACGAATACGCCAAGACCATGGACGGCATGGGCATGTTTACGGGCAAGCTCCAGGGCGCCCAGGGCGAGGCCTTGGCTTCCGCGGCCTTTGACTTTTCCATGATGAACGGCGTGACCGAACAGCTTAAGGCAAAGGGATTGATCGCCTGA
- a CDS encoding double-cubane-cluster-containing anaerobic reductase: MIQKLLTGFDNMPEQSLASLEEAREEGRKVVGIYCIFAPVEMIRAAGALPVGLCGKKQEPIAAAEAELPANLCPLIKSSYGFAATDTCPFFAASDAIVGETTCDGKKKMYEIMQRLKPVHLMHLPYDPALPHSLAFWREEVNRFGAFLEELTGVPLTVDELNRRICIQNRVRKALRNLHEANLAGGGVRVTGRELLNVLEAKNFWADQEQYAERLEALVEALRDAPAIEQAKGPRILLTGTPIGKGSDKVLRLIEQSGATVIAMENCTSLKAAWTDVEEDSSDPLGAIARRYLNLPCACLTPNDGRAALIRELAGLFRADAVVDLTWHACHTYMVEAQPLGRMINNDPGLPVLHLCTDYGESDLESLRTRIEAFLEII, translated from the coding sequence TTGATTCAGAAGTTGTTGACCGGGTTTGACAATATGCCGGAGCAAAGTCTGGCGAGTTTGGAAGAGGCTCGGGAAGAAGGCCGCAAGGTTGTGGGCATTTATTGCATATTTGCTCCTGTGGAAATGATTCGGGCCGCGGGCGCCCTGCCCGTTGGGCTCTGCGGCAAGAAGCAGGAGCCCATCGCCGCTGCGGAAGCGGAGCTCCCCGCCAATTTATGTCCGTTGATTAAATCCAGCTACGGATTCGCAGCCACGGACACGTGCCCGTTTTTTGCGGCGTCCGACGCCATTGTGGGCGAGACCACCTGCGACGGAAAGAAGAAGATGTACGAGATCATGCAGCGGCTCAAGCCCGTGCATCTCATGCATTTGCCCTACGATCCCGCCCTGCCGCATTCCCTGGCTTTTTGGCGGGAGGAGGTGAACCGGTTCGGCGCGTTTTTGGAAGAGTTGACCGGCGTTCCTCTGACTGTTGATGAGCTGAACAGGCGAATATGCATCCAAAATCGGGTGCGCAAAGCCCTGCGGAATTTACATGAGGCCAATCTGGCCGGGGGAGGCGTTCGAGTTACGGGCCGGGAATTGTTGAACGTCCTGGAGGCCAAGAATTTCTGGGCGGATCAGGAGCAGTACGCCGAACGCCTGGAAGCTCTGGTTGAGGCGTTGCGCGACGCCCCGGCCATAGAGCAGGCGAAGGGCCCGCGCATTTTGCTTACCGGCACGCCCATCGGCAAAGGATCGGATAAAGTGTTGAGGCTGATCGAGCAGTCCGGCGCCACGGTCATCGCCATGGAAAACTGCACCAGCCTGAAAGCCGCCTGGACCGACGTGGAGGAGGATTCCTCCGATCCTTTAGGCGCCATTGCGCGCCGGTATCTTAACCTGCCTTGCGCGTGCCTGACCCCCAATGACGGACGGGCCGCCCTGATCCGGGAGTTGGCCGGGTTGTTCCGCGCTGACGCTGTGGTGGATCTCACCTGGCACGCCTGCCACACCTACATGGTGGAAGCTCAGCCCCTGGGCCGGATGATCAATAATGATCCCGGCCTGCCTGTGCTCCATTTATGCACGGATTACGGGGAAAGCGACCTGGAGTCCTTACGCACTCGCATCGAAGCGTTTTTGGAAATAATTTAA
- a CDS encoding lysophospholipid acyltransferase family protein, whose protein sequence is MSLASTVLKKAFVSKDVKEAHNRITKEVGSFGYDAWGYSKDGAEIGLGVFKKLYDHYFRVETEGLENIPTKGRVLIIANHSGQLPLDGALIAIAVATNPHGPRAPRIMIERFFPTVPFVGNLLNMGGAVIGDPVNCIRMLRRDECVVVFPEGIRGSGKLFKKRYKLQRFGFGFMHIAMETDTPIVPVGVVGCEETMPSLANVKPLAKMLGLPYVPVTIPVPLPSKVYLRFGKPLDFSGVVKTEKQVIENVETVKDAIRGLIDEGLSRKQGWFH, encoded by the coding sequence ATGAGTTTAGCAAGCACCGTATTAAAAAAAGCCTTTGTCTCTAAAGACGTGAAAGAAGCGCACAACCGCATCACCAAAGAAGTGGGCAGCTTCGGGTACGACGCCTGGGGGTATTCCAAGGACGGGGCCGAGATAGGCCTGGGCGTTTTTAAAAAGCTCTACGACCATTACTTTCGGGTGGAGACCGAGGGGCTTGAAAATATTCCCACCAAAGGCCGGGTTCTGATTATCGCCAATCACAGCGGGCAGCTTCCTCTGGACGGCGCGCTTATCGCCATTGCCGTAGCCACCAATCCCCATGGTCCGCGCGCGCCTCGAATCATGATCGAACGCTTCTTTCCAACCGTTCCCTTTGTGGGCAACCTATTAAATATGGGCGGCGCCGTGATCGGCGATCCGGTGAACTGCATCCGCATGCTAAGGCGGGATGAATGCGTGGTGGTTTTTCCCGAAGGAATTCGCGGCAGCGGCAAGCTGTTCAAAAAGCGCTACAAGCTCCAGCGGTTCGGATTCGGATTCATGCACATCGCCATGGAAACCGACACGCCCATCGTGCCCGTGGGAGTTGTCGGGTGCGAGGAAACCATGCCGTCCCTGGCCAATGTCAAACCTCTCGCCAAGATGCTGGGCCTGCCCTACGTCCCGGTGACCATTCCCGTTCCCTTGCCGTCCAAGGTATACCTGCGTTTCGGCAAGCCCCTGGATTTTTCCGGCGTGGTCAAGACGGAGAAGCAGGTCATAGAGAACGTGGAAACGGTCAAGGACGCCATCAGGGGCCTGATCGACGAGGGTCTTTCCCGGAAGCAAGGCTGGTTCCACTAA
- a CDS encoding NAD-dependent epimerase/dehydratase family protein has product MPKAKKTETVDRQSVETVQEKKRPQVLVTGAAGVLAQETINRLSQKKYDVVAIDFRRAVQIGDDIPSYKVDFLKRGFEDIFRQHKFDAVIHLGRVGTDIGGSHFRHNANVRGTQKLFDLCVKYEVSQVIVLSSYFVYGASAYNPALLDEDTPLKASDLSLNLIDTVELDNLSQIYMYKYRRVRMKILRPCNIAGPGVRNNIGRLLSRKVVPVLWGFNPVMQFLHVSDMADAIVKACGKPNIYGIFNVAPNDWAPYKEVLRRCDIIGVPMVSIPDALPMWIARMAGWEAFPSYLVNYFKYPVIVDGSRFAKAFNFSPRRSLEEIFLHYREMKTRRWV; this is encoded by the coding sequence ATGCCGAAAGCCAAAAAAACCGAAACCGTTGACCGCCAGAGCGTTGAAACCGTCCAGGAGAAAAAAAGGCCCCAGGTGCTTGTCACCGGCGCAGCCGGAGTGCTGGCCCAGGAAACCATCAATCGCCTGTCGCAAAAAAAATACGACGTGGTGGCCATTGACTTCCGGCGCGCGGTCCAGATCGGGGACGACATTCCCAGCTACAAGGTGGATTTTCTCAAACGGGGCTTTGAGGACATCTTCCGGCAGCATAAGTTCGACGCGGTCATCCATCTTGGACGCGTGGGCACGGACATAGGCGGGAGCCATTTTCGCCACAACGCCAACGTGCGGGGAACCCAGAAGCTGTTTGACCTGTGCGTAAAATACGAGGTGAGCCAGGTGATCGTCCTGTCTTCGTACTTCGTCTACGGCGCCAGCGCATACAACCCGGCCCTCCTGGATGAAGACACGCCCCTCAAGGCCTCGGACCTTTCCCTCAACCTCATCGACACCGTGGAGCTGGACAACCTCTCCCAGATCTATATGTACAAGTACCGCCGGGTTCGCATGAAGATTCTCAGGCCGTGCAACATCGCCGGGCCTGGAGTGCGGAACAACATAGGCAGGCTGCTTTCCCGCAAGGTGGTCCCCGTACTGTGGGGATTCAACCCGGTCATGCAGTTTCTGCATGTTTCGGATATGGCCGACGCCATCGTCAAGGCCTGCGGAAAGCCCAACATCTACGGGATTTTTAACGTGGCGCCAAACGATTGGGCGCCCTACAAGGAAGTGCTCAGGCGGTGCGACATCATCGGCGTACCCATGGTTTCCATCCCGGACGCCTTGCCCATGTGGATCGCCCGCATGGCCGGCTGGGAAGCCTTTCCCAGCTATCTGGTGAATTATTTCAAGTATCCCGTGATTGTGGATGGAAGCCGGTTCGCCAAAGCCTTTAACTTTTCACCGAGACGCAGTCTGGAAGAAATCTTCCTCCATTACAGGGAGATGAAGACCAGGCGCTGGGTTTGA
- a CDS encoding C1 family peptidase, with product MRLQDFSRYLVIAVFSAIGLFISSSALAADDASSAQEAELQEIRESITQNNYEFQVGPNPVFNKDPEELEQLLGRRAPRLTRLMAIGQEVWFEFGGDWDAIPSSFDLRDVGGKSFIGPIKDQGDCGSCYAFAAAGAAEGVYNTASQRSGSDVADFSESYIAWHLGGIEPYASHFGGCDDADYTYSEVEALTQEGIVQESDFPYVMEDPGIYQHAGDAPVVFESWGRVQSGDIEAIKAAILTYGAVVAAVYAGPAFLAYQSGIYEDGNTQCDASPEYYAVTNHAVVLVGWNDNGDAESNGYWILRNSWGTSWGENGYMRIKYRSARVACAVAFLAPADWPAVNTGYAPVIGQDSAVISGTVDTEGKDTEVWVEYGVNADYDHASASLYLAASEGKKSIAIEINALDSQTTYHYRVAAYNGEEINYGADRVFATGGNPLAPTAATLTAANILAHSAMFKGEVTAHGVETQYRFEFGSTTYYGRSTEWVDAGAGTDAVAASILANNLEPLTTYHFRIAARNDFGTSYGQDRSFTTDDSIKVWSQPPDVTSTLLHTSQKDAAYPFNAMSADDFMFESPVGNINRVHWWSRQLRADPVTPDSWNIYIYDDSGVGEPGDLAASWNIPGDESGENLYYRDKDIYEYQAALYPEFSPEPGKKYWLVIQAELTWTPQAYWVVSRNDVRLETGTSIFPEVNIPEWTPHAPAADHAFELWVDASSTGSATTGAAYEIGETHAYLAGTVRPPGEGSVVFEYGLTEDYGEEITADQYVIGKDGGRGSRQQGVGAKLEGLEPATTYHFRVKVTSGGAVYYGGDSAFTTLDPAVPQNKAEAGGEDSLSSNSDGDSGLSGGGGGGGCFISSMDRFKVKIPWADRVGRWRQALVQWGKGLLRKSNPAPGLHLPVMEEDFFQTASR from the coding sequence ATGCGTTTGCAGGATTTTTCCCGATATTTGGTCATCGCCGTATTCTCCGCCATCGGACTGTTTATATCCTCCTCCGCATTGGCCGCAGACGACGCCTCCTCCGCTCAGGAAGCCGAGCTTCAGGAAATCCGCGAAAGCATCACCCAAAACAATTACGAATTTCAGGTCGGCCCCAACCCCGTTTTTAACAAAGATCCCGAAGAACTGGAGCAGCTTCTTGGACGCCGCGCGCCCCGTCTGACCCGGCTTATGGCCATCGGCCAGGAGGTTTGGTTCGAGTTCGGGGGAGACTGGGACGCCATTCCCTCCAGCTTTGATTTGCGGGACGTGGGCGGCAAGTCTTTCATCGGCCCCATTAAGGACCAGGGCGACTGCGGCTCCTGCTACGCCTTTGCGGCGGCCGGCGCCGCCGAGGGCGTCTACAACACGGCGTCCCAGCGGAGCGGCTCGGACGTTGCGGATTTTTCCGAGTCGTACATCGCCTGGCATCTGGGCGGCATCGAGCCTTACGCCTCTCATTTCGGAGGCTGCGACGATGCGGACTACACCTACTCGGAGGTGGAGGCCCTGACTCAGGAAGGCATTGTCCAGGAAAGCGATTTTCCTTACGTGATGGAAGATCCCGGGATTTACCAGCACGCGGGCGATGCGCCGGTGGTGTTTGAGTCGTGGGGCAGGGTTCAAAGCGGAGACATCGAGGCCATCAAGGCGGCCATTTTGACTTACGGAGCGGTGGTTGCGGCGGTTTACGCCGGCCCGGCTTTTCTGGCCTATCAATCCGGGATTTACGAAGACGGCAACACGCAGTGCGACGCATCGCCCGAGTATTACGCCGTCACCAATCACGCCGTGGTGCTGGTGGGCTGGAACGATAATGGGGATGCGGAAAGCAACGGATATTGGATTTTGCGCAACAGTTGGGGAACCTCCTGGGGCGAAAACGGATACATGCGCATCAAATATCGTTCCGCCCGGGTTGCCTGCGCAGTCGCTTTTCTGGCGCCTGCGGACTGGCCGGCGGTTAACACAGGCTACGCTCCGGTGATCGGGCAGGATTCCGCAGTGATCAGCGGCACGGTGGATACCGAGGGCAAGGACACGGAAGTGTGGGTGGAGTACGGCGTGAATGCGGATTACGATCACGCCAGCGCCTCGCTGTACCTTGCGGCTTCAGAGGGCAAGAAGAGCATCGCCATAGAAATTAACGCCCTGGACTCCCAGACCACCTATCATTATCGGGTGGCGGCATACAACGGCGAGGAAATCAACTACGGAGCGGACCGGGTTTTCGCCACCGGCGGCAATCCCCTGGCGCCCACGGCGGCGACGCTGACGGCGGCCAACATCCTGGCCCATTCCGCCATGTTCAAGGGCGAGGTGACCGCTCACGGCGTGGAAACCCAATACCGGTTTGAGTTCGGCTCCACCACCTATTACGGCAGAAGCACCGAATGGGTGGACGCGGGCGCGGGCACCGACGCCGTCGCCGCCTCCATTCTGGCCAACAACCTGGAGCCCCTGACCACCTATCATTTCCGCATTGCGGCCAGGAACGATTTTGGAACTTCTTACGGCCAGGACAGGAGCTTCACCACGGACGACTCCATCAAGGTGTGGTCCCAGCCTCCGGACGTAACAAGCACTTTGCTGCACACGTCGCAGAAGGACGCGGCCTATCCCTTTAACGCCATGAGCGCGGATGACTTTATGTTCGAGTCCCCCGTGGGCAATATCAACCGGGTCCATTGGTGGAGCCGGCAGCTGCGCGCCGATCCGGTCACGCCCGATTCCTGGAACATATATATATACGACGATTCAGGCGTGGGCGAGCCCGGCGATCTTGCCGCCTCCTGGAATATACCAGGGGACGAGAGCGGCGAAAATCTCTATTACCGGGACAAGGATATTTACGAATATCAAGCGGCGCTTTACCCCGAATTTTCGCCCGAGCCCGGGAAGAAATATTGGCTTGTGATTCAGGCGGAACTGACCTGGACGCCCCAGGCGTATTGGGTGGTTTCCAGAAACGACGTCCGCCTGGAGACGGGAACGAGCATTTTTCCCGAGGTGAACATCCCGGAATGGACTCCCCATGCTCCTGCTGCGGACCACGCCTTTGAATTGTGGGTGGACGCCTCCTCCACGGGCAGCGCAACAACCGGCGCGGCTTATGAAATCGGCGAAACCCACGCCTACCTGGCCGGGACGGTTCGTCCTCCGGGAGAGGGATCGGTGGTGTTTGAATACGGCCTGACCGAGGATTACGGCGAGGAAATCACGGCGGATCAATACGTCATCGGCAAGGACGGCGGCCGGGGCTCCCGGCAACAGGGCGTGGGCGCCAAGCTGGAGGGATTGGAGCCGGCGACCACGTATCACTTCCGGGTGAAGGTGACCAGCGGCGGCGCGGTGTATTACGGCGGCGACTCCGCATTCACCACCCTGGATCCGGCGGTTCCCCAGAACAAGGCGGAAGCAGGCGGCGAGGATTCGCTCTCCAGTAATTCAGACGGCGATTCCGGCCTGTCCGGCGGCGGGGGAGGAGGCGGCTGCTTCATCTCCAGCATGGACCGGTTTAAGGTCAAAATCCCCTGGGCTGATAGGGTGGGGCGCTGGCGCCAGGCTTTGGTGCAATGGGGCAAGGGCCTGCTGCGGAAATCAAACCCAGCGCCTGGTCTTCATCTCCCTGTAATGGAGGAAGATTTCTTCCAGACTGCGTCTCGGTGA
- a CDS encoding DUF11 domain-containing protein, with the protein MRLKAFFILVLISMVLAVPAQALAESPLKLQTVAEVKVIVVDEKGQEQVKMVPAKKVVPGDVVYYTITFNYSGDQPASNVAITNPVPEHMEYVDGSAAGAGADIRFSIDQGQTYDYPGNLKIKNPEGTERTATAKEYTTIQWTLTKDLMPGAIGTVQYQARLK; encoded by the coding sequence ATGAGGCTTAAAGCATTCTTTATCCTTGTACTCATCAGTATGGTTCTGGCCGTTCCGGCCCAGGCATTGGCTGAAAGCCCGCTCAAACTGCAAACCGTGGCGGAAGTGAAAGTCATTGTTGTGGATGAAAAGGGCCAGGAACAGGTAAAGATGGTTCCCGCTAAAAAAGTCGTCCCCGGAGACGTGGTGTACTATACTATCACCTTCAACTACAGCGGAGATCAACCGGCCTCAAACGTGGCCATCACCAATCCGGTTCCTGAACACATGGAATACGTGGATGGCAGCGCTGCAGGTGCGGGTGCGGACATCCGCTTTTCCATCGACCAGGGTCAGACCTACGACTATCCGGGAAACCTGAAAATCAAAAACCCCGAAGGCACGGAAAGGACTGCAACCGCCAAGGAATACACCACGATCCAGTGGACCTTGACCAAAGACCTTATGCCCGGTGCAATCGGGACCGTGCAGTATCAGGCCAGACTTAAATAG